A window of Macrotis lagotis isolate mMagLag1 chromosome X, bilby.v1.9.chrom.fasta, whole genome shotgun sequence contains these coding sequences:
- the SOWAHD gene encoding ankyrin repeat domain-containing protein SOWAHD produces the protein MADPRGAEKPRPPPPPPPPPPPPPPPPPGSRSRAPPPSLGRASRDPGGRSSLRLSLGAPGARRRGALRELLGPQEQPPAAAAGGPGGLCLEPREHAWMLAAAEGRFEELQALLEAEPALLGRLDPLTGYGALHWLAKHGRHEGLVLAQRWAQSRGLPLDVNAAGSGGLTPLHLAAQQGHDLVLKVLVGALGADASRRDHGGRRACHYLRPEAPPELRELAGADADAAPEPRRPAAAPAGSLRRRAGPGNGNANNNNGGGRAAPPPPGAKGSTVTQIQGFFRQLFSLFQER, from the coding sequence ATGGCTGACCCCCGAGGGGCCGAGAAGCCTCggccgccgcccccgccgcctcccccgccgccgccgccgccgccgcccccgccggGCAGCCGGAGCCGAGCGCCACCCCCGAGCCTGGGGAGGGCCTCGCGGGACCCCGGCGGCCGGAGCTCGCTGCGCCTGTCGCTGGGGGCGCCGGGGGCGCGGCGCCGGGGGGCGCTGCGGGAGCTGCTGGGGCCGCAGGAGCAgcccccggcggcggcggcgggcggccCCGGCGGCCTGTGCCTGGAGCCCCGCGAGCACGCGTGGATGCTGGCGGCCGCCGAGGGCCGCTTCGAGGAGCTGCAGGCGCTGCTGGAGGCCGAGCCGGCGCTGCTCGGCCGCCTGGACCCGCTGACGGGCTACGGCGCCCTGCACTGGCTGGCCAAGCACGGCCGCCACGAGGGCCTGGTCCTGGCGCAGCGCTGGGCGCAGAGCCGCGGGCTGCCCCTCGACGTCAACGCGGCCGGCAGCGGCGGCCTCACGCCGCTGCACCTGGCGGCGCAGCAGGGCCACGACCTGGTCCTCAAGGTGCTGGTGGGGGCGCTGGGGGCCGACGCCAGCCGGCGCGACCACGGCGGCCGCCGGGCCTGCCACTACCTGCGGCCCGAGGCGCCCCCGGAGCTGCGCGAGCTGGCGGGCGCCGACGCCGACGCCGCCCCCGAGCCGCGGCGCCCCGCGGCCGCCCCGGCCGGCTCGCTGCGccgccgggccgggcccgggAACGGGAACGCCAACAACAACAACGGCGGCGGCCGCGCCGCGCCCCCGCCGCCCGGGGCCAAGGGCTCCACCGTGACCCAGATTCAGGGATTCTTCCGGCagctcttctccctcttccaagAGCGGTGA